A DNA window from Alistipes sp. ZOR0009 contains the following coding sequences:
- a CDS encoding FecR family protein has protein sequence MMNDHIKDLILKFTLEAATESELKELSDILEKDPSIAVELEISLRAKSLILSKSVNQNIIGEFENGFSRSVIRNVFNRFSRIAAIFIGIAIIVSAITFSLYDFHKNRSVNSLQSKIIIANKGEIKVIKLEDGTRVCLAPDSKIVIPVNFSDKKREVSLTGEAYFEVTRDVNRPFEVKTQHSRIQVLGTKFNIHAYSNESFEQTALLEGKVQVRLCSKGRVIGKKILKPNTAVCFDSKTGRYAISSADFENILAWQKKRIVFNNERLEDIAKRIERFYNVKIEISDSQIANSRFSAEFDKESVDEILKSFQIIAPFSYEQRGQTYYLTNK, from the coding sequence ATGATGAACGATCATATTAAAGACCTTATTTTAAAATTTACGCTTGAAGCCGCAACCGAATCTGAATTAAAGGAACTTTCCGATATATTGGAAAAGGATCCTTCTATCGCAGTTGAACTAGAAATATCTCTTAGGGCTAAATCTCTAATTTTAAGTAAATCCGTTAATCAAAACATAATTGGAGAATTTGAAAATGGATTTTCACGAAGTGTTATTCGGAATGTTTTTAATCGATTTAGCCGTATTGCTGCCATTTTTATTGGAATTGCTATAATAGTATCTGCTATTACATTCTCGTTGTATGATTTTCATAAGAATAGGTCTGTAAATTCTTTACAGTCTAAAATTATTATAGCCAATAAGGGAGAGATCAAGGTTATTAAGTTAGAAGATGGAACCCGAGTGTGTTTGGCTCCAGACTCGAAAATTGTTATTCCTGTAAATTTTAGCGATAAAAAGCGTGAAGTAAGCCTTACAGGAGAAGCTTACTTTGAGGTTACTCGTGATGTAAATCGTCCCTTTGAGGTGAAAACACAGCATTCTCGGATACAGGTATTAGGTACAAAATTCAATATTCATGCCTATTCAAATGAGTCTTTTGAGCAAACTGCATTGTTAGAAGGTAAGGTGCAGGTAAGGTTGTGTTCTAAAGGAAGAGTCATTGGTAAAAAAATATTGAAACCTAATACTGCGGTTTGTTTTGATAGCAAAACTGGGAGGTACGCCATTTCATCTGCTGATTTTGAGAACATTCTAGCATGGCAGAAAAAACGGATTGTCTTTAATAATGAACGTCTTGAAGATATCGCTAAGCGAATAGAACGATTTTATAATGTTAAAATAGAAATTTCAGACTCTCAAATAGCTAACAGCCGTTTCTCCGCAGAGTTTGACAAAGAGAGTGTCGACGAAATTTTGAAGTCTTTCCAAATAATAGCTCCGTTCAGCTATGAACAACGAGGGCAAACCTACTATTTAACCAACAAGTAA
- a CDS encoding RNA polymerase sigma-70 factor, translated as MKLSREEQRMRGKQEVLELYIKNQSRLCAYAHSFIKDYDTCKDIVQDVFLNFYENDFNHIVKAINKDGYLFSCVRNRCLDYLKGQSVRDRYMEKIVKELSRVEEDAVSEYEVKELSGLLEKAVNSLCNPTYTIFYKSRIEGKKNSEIAEEMGISIKTVEAHITKAVKQIKLVIKNLAIILLLATCLGRIML; from the coding sequence TTGAAACTTTCTAGAGAAGAACAAAGGATGCGAGGGAAACAGGAGGTGCTTGAACTATACATCAAGAATCAGAGTAGATTGTGTGCTTATGCACATTCGTTTATTAAAGATTACGATACCTGCAAAGATATTGTGCAGGATGTCTTTTTAAATTTTTACGAAAATGACTTTAATCATATTGTGAAGGCAATAAATAAGGATGGATATCTCTTTTCGTGTGTTCGAAACAGGTGCTTAGATTACTTAAAAGGGCAAAGTGTCAGGGATCGCTATATGGAAAAAATAGTTAAAGAATTATCTCGTGTTGAAGAGGATGCCGTGTCTGAATATGAAGTAAAGGAGCTTTCAGGGTTGCTTGAAAAGGCTGTAAATAGTTTGTGTAATCCAACGTATACCATTTTTTACAAAAGCCGAATAGAAGGGAAGAAGAATTCAGAAATTGCTGAAGAAATGGGGATCTCTATTAAAACAGTTGAAGCTCACATAACTAAAGCAGTTAAACAAATCAAACTAGTAATTAAAAACTTAGCAATTATTCTACTCTTAGCAACTTGTTTGGGTCGCATAATGCTCTAG